In one window of Miscanthus floridulus cultivar M001 chromosome 12, ASM1932011v1, whole genome shotgun sequence DNA:
- the LOC136497861 gene encoding 26S proteasome non-ATPase regulatory subunit 7 homolog A: MDVVKAAQLSGRTLERVVVHPLVLLSIVDHYNRVARDTRKRVVGVLLGTSSRGSVDVTNSYAVPFEEDDKDPRIWFLDHNYHESMFSMFKRINAKEHVVGWYSTGPKLRENDLDVHALFNSYVPNPVLVIIDVQPKELGIPTKAYYAVEEVKENATQKSQKVFVHVPSEIAAHEVEEIGVEHLLRDVKDTTISTLATEVTSKLAALKGLDARLREIRSYLDLVIDGKLPLNHEILYHLQDVFNLLPNLNVNELIKAFAVKTNDMMLVIYLSSLIRSVIALHNLINNKMLNKEHEKAEDSKPTAIPTAAGS; the protein is encoded by the exons atGGACGTGGTGAAGGCGGCGCAGCTGTCCGGGCGGACGCTGGAGCGGGTGGTGGTGCACCCCTTGGTGCTGCTCAGCATCGTCGACCACTACAACCGCGTTGCCCGCGACACCCGCAAGCGCGTTGTTGGCGTCCTCCTCGGCACCTCCTCCCGCGGCTCCGTCGACGTCACCAACTCCTACGCCG TGCCGTTTGAGGAGGATGACAAGGATCCTAGGATCTGGTTCCTTGACCACAATTACCATGAGTCGATGTTCTCCATGTTCAAGAGGATTAATG CCAAGGAGCATGTTGTTGGCTGGTACAGCACTGGCCCAAAACTAAGGGAGAACGACTTGGATGTCCATGCGTTATTCAACAG TTATGTTCCTAATCCTGTCCTGGTGATTATTGATGTTCAACCCAAGGAGCTGGGGATACCAACCAAAGCATACTACGCTGTGGAGGAGGTTAAAGAG AATGCTACTCAGAAAAGTCAGAAGGTATTTGTCCATGTTCCTTCAGAAATTGCTGCTCATGAAGTTGAGGAAATTG GAGTTGAGCACCTTCTAAGGGATGTAAAGGACACAACAATAAGCACACTTGCTACAGAG GTCACTAGCAAGCTTGCAGCCTTGAAGGGACTCGATGCAAGGCTTAGGGAGATCCGAAGCTATTTGGATCTTGTAATTGACGGGAAGCTCCCACTGAATCATGAAATTTTGTACCATTTGCAG GATGTCTTTAATCTCCTTCCAAATCTGAACGTAAATGAGCTAATTAAAGCCTTTGCAG TGAAAACAAACGACATGATGTTGGTGATATACCTGTCTTCTCTGATCCGGAGTGTCATTGCGCTTCACAATTTGATCAACAATAAG ATGCTAAACAAGGAGCACGAGAAGGCTGAGGATTCGAAACCAACTGCCATTCCTACTGCTGCCGGGAGCTAA